The sequence below is a genomic window from Nicotiana tomentosiformis chromosome 6, ASM39032v3, whole genome shotgun sequence.
TGTTCGGTCGATCAAAATGGTGACGTGAAGATTTGTGCAAACTATTCATCTATTTGTGAAATTCCGTATTTTCTTCTTGAAGTAAGTCATTTTCAACCTGATATTCTTCGAGTAGAATATCCCActcttccttttcctttttcaacttgttatattcttcaagtTGGGTCTCTAAGTTTTTCTTCTCCCGTTTAGTCTTCTTGAGCTCATCAAGAATTTTTCTCATATCTTCTAAAGCCTGTTCTACGATATTTTGAAGTTCATTACATTTATCACAATCATGAGATCTTACCTCACTTGTTTTACTTGGGGCCATGAAGCAGTTGCTTGTAGATTCCTCATGATCATTGTCTGATATATCTTCATCACTCCAGGCACCAAAAGATTTTCTTTTCTCACTTGTCTCACTTCGTGCCATGAAACAAAGGTTGGCAGCTCCACTATGATTTTTATCTGGCATATATTCATCACTCCATACGCTGGAAGATTTTCTCTTCCGATTGCCCTTGGATAGTTTCCTTCTTAGTTCTGGACAGTTGGCTTGGATGTGACCATAATCTTCGCATTCATAGCATTTTCTATCATTATTTTTCTTCTCACTTATTTTATTACCTTTTCTAGAACTTGATTTGCCTCTTCCATTTTTCTTGCTTCTTCGCGTCGTGTTAGAGACAACTCTAGAAAATAGTGCAATATCATCTTGATGTTTGTctccttcttcttcgtcttcactTTTAGACTCAGCAGTAGTTGACTTAGAAGCAACACTCTTTTTCATCTCTTCATGGTCATGATTTTTGAGATGGGTTTCCTCAAAGGCTATAAGATCTCCACGAAATTCATCATATGATAGTATGTCGAGATCTCCGTATTCAAGAGCAACAACTTTTGGTTGTCATAAAGTGGGTAAACTTCTTAGAATCTTTCTAACTTGTTCACCACTTGAATAAGGTCTTCCAAATGATTTTAGATCTCCAATTATTTTGCTAAATCGGTCAAACATATCTTCAATGGATTCATCATTCTTCATTTGAAACAACTCATAATCACGAATCAAACGGATTATCCTTGTCTCTTTTACTTTACCGGTACCTTTATAGGTAACTTCAAGTTTATCCTACATTTCTTTGGCCGTGTCACACcttgatatttttttaaattcttcTCCGCTTATAGCATTGTATAATAGATTTTTTGCCTTTGAATTTATCTGCACGATCGCCATATGCTCGTCAGTATAATCATCAATATCAAGGGTTTTAGTAGATACATGTCCTTCTGGTTTCTTTTCTGGTTTGGACTATAGGATAGGAAAGTCACCCTTCTTGATGACTCGCCATACTTTGACATTATAAAATTTGATGAAAGCTTCCATTCGAACTTTCCAGTGAGTGTAATACTATCCGTTGAAATATGGTGATCTTAATACAGAAGTCCCCTCTTGGAGTAAGGCTCCGATAACTGTGTGTACTGACATAATCTTTTCTCACTTGTTGTTAAGTAAAAGTAAAAATGTGAGacctagctctgataccaattgaaagtacagggagggggggaggggagaGGATGAATTGTAGCCTTTTTAAATTTCTAGTCGACTACTCTTCAGACCTAGTCGACTTATGCGGAGACAGCCTGTACCAAAACTGTTAGTACTTCAATTTAAACAGATACTACTCCCAACAAACATTAAGGTGTATAATAAAATATGATAGCAGTAAAATAAATGACACTAAAAATTTTATACTGGTTAAGAACCAATGTGGTATTCTAATCCAGTCTCCTTGGGTTGCAAGGATGTTATCTCTTGAGCTCTTTATAATTTTGGTTAAGTACAACTTGTGTGATTTTCAACGTTCACCACCAACGTTTACAGTGTTAgttttcactcgctcaccaacaACGAACAAGGGTTGGTTTTTATTCGCTCACCAACAATGACCCTTTGGTTTTCGCTCGCTCACCAAAGAAACGAACAATGACACAACCTCTCGGACACATTGCCTCTCCAATATTTTTTTGTTTCTCGTCTCTTTTTCTTTGTACACAGTAAATCTAAAAGTGAATTACAATGCTTGTTAAGAGTAGAACAAAGAACTTGTAGTTAGGTAGACAATTGTATAGAAGGTTGCGCCCTTTTTTCTTTCATAGAGCTTGTATATTTATAGCCCTTTCAACTTGTTCTAGCTATTGCATAGCCCAAGGGAATTTGACCGTTGCTCCTTTATTTATTTCCATAATTTGCAGCTCCGGCACTTTTATGAATATGGATAGTATGTTGACTTGGAACTCCTTTGAAGATGGATATACCATAGGCATCTTTGAAATTAttgattttctttccttgtttGACTTTTTGTATTTGGAAAGATCTTAATTGTCTCCACTTTCCTTTCTTGAATATGTAAAGTCTTCATTGAGTACCAGCATGAGAATCCTTGTGTagaggattcttttccttttatgGTAGAGAATATTTTCTCTTTATTTGGATGCAATATCTTGGTTGATATTCATTAGACAATCTTGCATTTCATAATTAATTACTGTTGCATCTCCACGTGCATCGTTCTTCAACCTTCCATAGTCTTAATTCAATATTCATGAATTTCCATAAGAGCAATAGTCATTCTTTATATGGAACTCAAACTTATTTCCATACATTATTCTCTTTCCATACCAAAGAGGAAATGTAGTAAGAATATTTTTCCATAAATAATAGTAGCATCTTTGAACTCCTATTGGAAATATTCCTTTCTTGATCTTAGAAAATAATATTCCATAATATAGATATTTTTTTTCCATAGAAAATATATTCTTCTCCTATTATATTGAAGATATTCCTGTCTTGATCTTGAAAAATAATCTCTTTCTATAATATAGATTGTACTATATccataatatattttctttccatAGAAAATATATTCTTCCTTGGTCTTGTAGTATCTTTTCCATGTagtatttttcttccataaaatgATAGATCTTCTCCATGATTCTAGCAACTTTCCTTTCAAGATGTTGAAAAACTTTCCATCCATAATTTCCGTAGATTCTTCTTCTGATATTGTAGTAAGCCATTCAATATCTGAAATtcactttcaaatattatttcttCTATGATGTTTGGAGATTAAATCTCTGAAAATAATCTTCCTTGATAAATTCTTCACATGATATTCTCTTTTCCATATTTGTTTGGATCTTTACCAACATCTTCTTTCTTGAATAAACCTATTCAAAAATAAGATTATCACAAGTAATTATTATTTGATTAATAATTGTATTGGGTTTGTTATCATCAAAATTAATATGTCAAACTTGAAGCTAACAGTCTCATCTTGAGTTGCTAAAGTCAAAGGCAAGGTAGTTAAGCCAATTTCCTGTATTACAAAAGTCAACAACCTGTGAGTTCTACCAAAATTTGCCGCCTGCATTGCAAAGTGGTAGTTGGTCAAGCAAGTTAACCACGAAATAATCAACACTTTCTCGTTCTAGTCACAAAAGAATAATATTCTCttaatttgtaaaaataaatGTTTTAAAAGGCTTTTTTGGGACTCGCCTCGAGACTCACCCCGAGGCAGAGCACTATTAAAACGCCTTGAGACTCATGTATGGAGCTTAGTTCTGTGAGACTTACGTCTCCAGGCACCCGACTGTGCTTCCTATAAAAAGAGATTAAATCTCATACGCTCAAGGGTCTGAACCAATTTAGGACTCTAACAACTTGTCTGCAAGTCTAGAAGAAGTGATAAagctaatatttttattttcgtttctttggttcttggtttagagGACTTATTAGATGCAAAGTCGTTTCATCAAATGAGCTTTTGCACCCAAaaggaaatattattattattttccataGATAAAAAAGTGCATGCAATTTGACAGTGAAAGGCACGGAGAAAAGACATGGAGTTTTATAGCTGCTCAATTCAGAAGAAAAAATATTGCTTACGTAAAACCAGCTGACTGCTTGGAGCTTCCCAGAAGTTCAAACCCAAACTCCAAAAGTAAGAGAGAActttatttaaaagaaaataacAAACAGTGAAACCCAAAATGAACCTTATTGTTTGTCATCAGCAGAGGACCTCTGGTTAGATGATCTTCTCACATCAAGCTCCACTTGGTCAAATTTTGTACTCTCCATTTGGGTGTTTTGGAAATGTagggaaagttgaaattttgaagtAAAAATCATTTCTTTGAAGCTGCAGCAGTATTAACACTTATTAGGTATTCAAGtgataagaggttgttcaggttagccaaggcgcGAGAAAGGAAGGTGCAAGACTTGGACCAAGTAAATTGCATCAAGGACAAataaggtagagttttgttgaatGAGGGGCTTATCCGTCGGAGATGGCAGATCTACTttcatagtctcttgaacgaggagggggacaggagcattgtactgggtgatttggaactcttcgggagtcgttgtgactttgggtatcGTAGGCGGATTAGAATTGATGAAGTTGAGAAGGTTATGCGTAAGATGAGAAGGGGCAAAGCGACCGGGCCAGATGAAAtcccggtggagttttggaagagtgcgggcaaggcaggcttggattggctcactaggttatttaatgtcatttttagaacgaagaagatgcccgaagagtggaggtggagcacgatggttcctaTATAcgagaacaagggtgatatctaaaattgcaataactatcggggtatcaagctgcttagccatactatgaaagtctgggagagagtggtagaactaagggtgaggaggagtgtgtctattttcgagaaccagtttgggtttatgccggggcgttcgactacagaagccatccaccttgttaggagattgatggagcagtatagagagagaaagaaggacttgcatattgtgttcatcgacttagaaaaggcatatgataaagttccgagggaggttttgtagagatgtttggaggctagaggtgtacctgttgcctacgttaggttgattaaggacatgtatgatataataaagacccgagtgaggacagTGGGTGGGGACTCTAACCATTTTTCAGTTATGATGGGGTTACATCAGAAGTCGGCACTCAACCCTTTTTTGTTTGCCatggtgatggacgtactgacgcaccacatccaaggggaggtgccgtggtgcatACTATTTAcagatgatattgtattaatTGACGAGACACGAGACGGTGTGAACGCACAATTAAAGGTATGGAGGCAGActctggaatctaaaggtttcaagttgagtatgaccaagacagaatacttggagtgtaagttcagtagcgagactcaaggaggggaagacgaggtgaggctggactcgcaggtcatccctaggagagaaaATTTTAactaccttgggtctattattcaaggggatggggagattgatgaagatgtcacacatcgtattgaggcgggatggatgaaatgaagACTCGCTTCCGATGTTTTGTGtaacaagaaggtgccaccgaaacttaaggttaagttctacagagtggtggtcagaccaacgatgttgtatggggctgagtattggccagtcaagatcgctcatgtacagaagatgaaggtagaagagataaggatgttgagatggatgtgcgagcACACCAAGTTAGATTAGATcataaatgaggttattcgcgacaaggcgggtgtggcccctattgaggacaagatgcgggaagcacgacttaagtggtttggtcatgtgaggaggaggagcacagacgccccggtgaggaggtatGAGAGGTTGTCATTGGAGGGCCtgcggagaggtagaggtaggccaaagaagaggtggagagaggtgattaggcaagacatgacgcaacttcagttgaccgaggacatgacccttaataggaaggtatgaaggtcgaggattagggtagtagagtaggtagtctagagtgttcataacagtggTATTagcacgcagtctcgctttctgttggtagtaggtttttatgactaaccgttgttttctttcattgttgatcacctaaCAGTCTTGtcatttttattctgcttttatatgtctttttggtattgtcccttcttgtctataatttcattaatgtggtgcttatactttcctgagtcgaggatctattggaaacaacctttttatcctcataaggtaggggtaaggtctgcgtacacactaccctcccagacccttcggtgtgggataatactgggtatgttgttgttgttgttgtaggtatTCAATTTTTGCTGCTACCAATTTTGAGTTAATTGCATGCCTTTTAAGTAGTATTGGAATTTAGGATTTATGAGTTATAGTCCCTTTAATTGGAAAATGTGGAATTACCACTTCTTGTTTTTAAGTTCCAATTTTTTGAATTGAaaatgtttttctttttcttttttcctttggtTTTAAGTAAAGATCCTTTCTTTCTTACTTCCATGCTGAATTGTCAAGAAATGCAGTTTTTGCTTATGCATTGCTTGTTAAGTAGATGAAGACACCACTATCTCTGTGTTCGTTTGACTATATAGTGAAGGTGGGCTTTATTGTAAATATTCAAATTGTGATTTTTAGTTTTAAGATATGCTTGGTTCTCTTTGTGGCATTATTGGCAGGTTGTGTGAGGGTGGTGTGTAATGATGTCAAGAACGATGCTACTTGTTTTGCTGTTACTTATGCTCCTAATTACATCCCAGCTTGAATGGAAACAGAAACAGGTGAGTGATATCGAACCGAGCTTTAGCATGTCCCTGAAACAGCAACAGATTTTGAACAGAGAAGAAGCGGTTAAAGAGAAGGTAATTGTGCCATTTCTTTCCTCCTGTGTTACCTGATTTTGAAGGTTTTCCTGGTCAAGCTTTGACTTGAAAAGATGCTTAAGTGATTGTATGATGTCGATCGTTAAATCTGCATCTGATACCCTTTGATGTTTCCCGAAATGAGAATGGAAGTAACGTCTTGTCTGATGTGTATATGGGTGTTCCTGGTCAAACAAAACTAACATCATTAATCATTTGCTTATGATGTGTGAACTAATACTATTATACAAGTTCATCTACATGCTCTTTTTGCATCGTGCTTGTTATTGATATCCTTGTTGTGAGTGTTCATTTGCATACTGACACTTGAGGATTTAGTATTAGCTAGGGAACGAGAAAGTGGAACAACGTTGTAATTTTAGTTCTAGTTGTACTTGAAGTTCAATGCGGAAGTTTGTGGCAACGAGAGGAGATGTGGAATGTAAAAGGGCTGCAGAGTAGATGTTAAGATCATGAATGAATAGTAGGATAATACTTTATTTGATCAGGTATCTAGAACAGAAAAGCTCTTTTACAAGTTCTATAAAGAGCACAAATATCAAGGTCGGGAGAAAAACAATTTAATTAAAAAGCCACAAGAATTTGGTGAAGTCTCACTGTTTTGGATGTTAGATAATAGAAGATGAATCTGAGGAGGAGAACAAGGTGGGGAGGTGTTGTGGATGCTAGCTGCTAGAAGAGCAAAAAGGAAATAGGAGAAATTAAAGAGCCACAAAAATTTGGCGAAATCTAAGCTGGTTGACGGGTAGAAAAGACACTATGAGCTTCGACTATAGAAATCTTGTGAAAAATGTAAATTTTCATAACATATAATCTGCTTCTCATTTATATGCATTAACACCGGATGTTATATGTGATAACAAACTATCATCCAACGAAACCGTAATTGGGAgaaaataaatcaaaacacaGTTGAAAAATAGTGACTTATGAAATCGACAAGACACTACTACAAAATCTCGATACtagttttagaaagaaaattctgatATTTCAAAAGATCTAAAAAGGGAATGAGCACAAGTCATTTATAAAAACTGCAAAAGTTAAATTTGGTGAACAAACTGCTTTACTGGGGAACTTTCACATTTCCTACAGTTTATTTGAACACATTACTATTAAGGATTTGTATGCAATTAGCCTTTACATTTCTTTCTGATAATTCCAGTACCTTGTCAATAGTATCACATTATACATATAATTCTCACCTGAATGCAGACAAATAATAAAGCTTACTGCTACAGCTCAACCTATGCATTGTGCGAATTCTTTTTGGGTTTTGCACCTTTACAAATGTAACAGTGGGAGTAGTTAATTAGACTATTCAAACGTGAACTTGCGCGATCTTAAGGCCCTGTTGTAATGGACATGTAAAGTTATAAACCCATAATAGATTCAATCAATTATTGCAGATTATCCTATCGCAGGAGAAGAACATGCAGGGGTTGAATGAGCTTGTACAGAGTCTTAGGGAACAGTTGCTGCACTGCAAAGTAGCAAAGAAACAATAAACATCAACCATAGATAACTGATAGATAATGTAGCTGAACTTGACAGCCAGCAAGCTCTTGAGGATTAAACACGAGCACGGATAAGCCTGTCACTGTGAATGTTAGTTTATTCTGCTATTTTTAGATGTAATTTGCTGCTGATTTTTTGTTTATCCTGTAAGTTACCAATGAACTCTGCAATTAAATCACATGGTTTTTGGTATTCAGCTCTACTGTTGCAGTCGTGAGTGCCTATTCATCTGTAAAACCATTTCATTTCTGGAGCTCAAGACTCTAACTTCTGCTTAACAGCCAGCCCCGCCAGTGATTGTATTCTAGTTTTAGATTTCTGGCTAGAGGATGAGAGTCATGTAAAAGATTGACCATCAGTTTTTGAAGTTCCCTGGAATTCAGATGCCTGGTTCTTGTTCTTGGAATTTAAACAAATGTCGCTTTAGCTTTAGCTTTTTTGCTAAATAAAGATGATACTAGGGTTAACATCTaatttttttactatatttgaataTTTACCACGTAAATACTTTTAgaaatttagtatatatttttttagctttgttacattttttttaatataggataagaatttaaaataatttaaaaggtcaaattattactc
It includes:
- the LOC138894420 gene encoding uncharacterized protein, which codes for MKKSVASKSTTAESKSEDEEEGDKHQDDIALFSRVVSNTTRRSKKNGRGKSSSRKGNKISEKKNNDRKCYECEDYGHIQANCPELRRKLSKGNRKRKSSSVWSDEYMPDKNHSGAANLCFMARSETSEKRKSFGAWSDEDISDNDHEESTSNCFMAPSKTSEVRSHDCDKCNELQNIVEQALEDMRKILDELKKTKREKKNLETQLEEYNKLKKEKEEWDILLEEYQVENDLLQEENTEFHK